A stretch of the Desulfomonile tiedjei genome encodes the following:
- the cbpA gene encoding modified peptide precursor CbpA — translation MKDVIAYRKTCSADGTGLSHYILMGTKTT, via the coding sequence ATGAAGGATGTCATAGCCTATCGGAAGACCTGCTCCGCGGACGGTACCGGATTATCCCATTATATCCTGATGGGAACCAAGACCACGTGA